A single genomic interval of Spinacia oleracea cultivar Varoflay chromosome 6, BTI_SOV_V1, whole genome shotgun sequence harbors:
- the LOC110786568 gene encoding uncharacterized protein — protein sequence MDRSWITTTKLGDPKYKAGVMEFLKFALDNNSEGRDRLPYPCYMCHNLMHHKVDEILNHLSKWEFDITYTHWYRHGEKREETSAHQGDNTDEGGTLEEMMDQLHEIVDNDPQVIEELFTDSELPLYKESKYTKLSAIVKLYNVKVGHSVTDQCFTAFLKVFKDILPPENVLPSRTYKAKKILCTTDLNYEKIHACPNDCILYRDEFEALKKCPECNVSRYKKKEGVPAKVLWYFPIIQRFKRMYADAGDAEKLTWHKFGRKKYDGLLRHPADSPQWKFIDGKFDDFGKEERNLRLGLSTDGMNPYSSLSSTYSTWPVMLVTYNLPPSLCMKRKYIILSMLISGPKQPGNDIDVYLAPLIDDLKLLWEKGVEVFDGSRNEMFNLRAMLFCTMQDYPAYGNLSGYTVKGECVCPICEDGWKGRWVKASGKHVYFDHRPFLPHDHPYRKLKKAFNGEQNFESPPKFFTSQEVFEKVKDIKITFGKLKKNKVALSTQGYKKCSGFWRLPYWRFLFVRHSLDVMHIEKNVFDILISTLLNIPKKTKDGPKARADLKELNIRKELHVVEETGKRKYLPPAAYTLSKKEKVELCSSLAGVKVPEGYSSNISSLVSMENLKLLGLKSHDCHVLMEDFLPVAIRSILPKIKVINPKDLDSLEIEIAVILCQLEMYFPPAFFDIMIYFPIHLVREIRFCGPVHMRAQWAFERQMKTYKGYVKNTFRLEACIAERMLYELAMEYCLEDIDHVKTIGLPTSRHSDRFDGMGTIGHREHDMPLDKWHMAHTYVLFNEDKVAPYVNRHMSFLKTQNRRSNPKALAIEHSKSFRFWFKDQVMKERQNSLQPVSDRLKSLSYGPDLSVSYYSAYVINGCTFYTRDQDDKSTMQNSGVSLEAEAMHFSSAKDNRPIYSKIQYYGVIDEICELHYLGFSIPVFGCKWADNNNNVISDGLGHTSMNLNKLGSKEDPYILSS from the exons ATGGATCGAAGTTggataacaacaacaaaattggGGGACCCAAAATACAAAGCTGGAGTTATGGAATTTCTCAAATTTGCTTTGGATAATAATAGTGAAGGTCGTGATAGGTTGCCTTATCCTTGTTATATGTGTCACAATCTTATGCATCACAAAGTTGACGAAATACTCAACCATTTGAGTAAATGGGAATTTGATATAACATATACTCATTGGTATCGTCATGGTGAAAAAAGGGAAGAAACTTCTGCCCATCAAGGCGATAATACTGATGAAGGTGGTACCTTGGAGGAAATGATGGATCAACTTCATGAAATAGTTGATAATGATCCTCAGGTGATAGAGGAATTGTTTACTGATTCCGAACTGCCCTtatacaaagagagtaagtacacaaaactatcgGCTATAGTTAAGCTTTACAATGTGAAGGTGGGTCATAGTGTGACGGATCAGTGTTTTACGGCGTTCCTTAAGGTGTTTAAAGACATACTTCCACCCGAAAATGTTTTGCCTAGCCGTACTTATAAGGCAAAAAAGATATTGTGCACAACGGACTTGAATTACGAAAAAATTCATGCTTGTCCTAACGATTGCATACTGTATCGAGATGAATTTGAAGCTTTAAAGAAATGCCCTGAGTGCAATGTATCTAGGTACAAGAAAAAGGAAGGAGTTCCGGCTAAGGTTTTGTGGTACTTTCCAATAATACAAAGGTTCAAACGAATGTATGCAGATGCAGGAGATGCAGAGAAGTTGACATGGCATAAATTTGGTCGGAAAAAATATGATGGGTTACTAAGACATCCAGCTGATTCTCCGCAATGGAAATTTATTGATGGAAAGTTCGATGATTTTGGTAAAGAAGAAAGAAATCTACGCCTTGGATTGTCTACTGATGGTATGAATCCATATAGTTCCCTTAGTAGCACCTATAGTACTTGGCCGGTCATGTTGGTGACTTACAACTTACCTCCTTCCTTGTGTATGAAAAGAAAGTATATTATCCTGTCAATGCTTATATCTGGGCCAAAACAGCCAGGAAATGACATTGATGTGTACTTGGCACCTCTTATTGACGATCTAAAGTTATTGTGGGAAAAAGGGGTTGAAGTGTTCGATGGCAGTCGGAATGAAATGTTCAATTTAAGAGCCATGTTATTCTGCACTATGCAAGATTATCCAGCATATGGTAATCTTTCTGGTTATACCGTGAAAGGAGAATGTGTGTGTCCTATATGTGAAGATGGTTGGAAGGGAAGATGGGTAAAAGCATCGGGAAAGCATGTCTACTTTGATCATCGTCCATTTCTTCCTCATGATCATCCGTACCGCAAACTGAAAAAGGCTTTTAATGGGGAACAAAATTTTGAAAGTCCTCCAAAATTCTTTACTAGCCAAGAAGTGTTTGAAAAAGTAAAAGACATTAAAATTACATTTGGCAagttgaagaaaaataaagttGCCCTTTCTACACAGGGATACAAGAAGTGTTCCGGTTTTTGGCGTCTTCCTTATTGGAGATTTCTATTTGTTAGGCATTCTTTAGATGTGATGCATATCGAGAAGAATGTATTTGATATTCTGATTAGCACATTATTGAATATTCCTAAGAAGACAAAAGATGGTCCTAAGGCTCGGGCTGACTTAAAGGAATTGAATATTAGAAAGGAGCTACATGTTGTTGAGGAGACTGGAAAACGGAAGTATTTACCCCCTGCTGCCTATACATTGTCCAAAAAGGAGAAAGTCGAGCTTTGTTCTTCCTTAGCTGGAGTTAAAGTGCCCGAGGGTTATTCTTCAAACATTTCTTCTCTTGTTTCAATGGAGAATTTGAAACTCCTGGGGCtgaagtctcatgattgccaTGTTCTGATGGAAGATTTCTTACCTGTTGCTATTCGTtcaattttgcctaaaat TAAAGTCATTAATCCTAAAGATTTGGATTCTTTGGAGATTGAAATTGCTGTTATTTTGTGCCAATTGGAGATGTATTTTCCCCCAGCTTTTTTTGATATCATGATATATTTTCCTATTCACTTAGTAAGAGAGATCAGATTTTGTGGTCCCGTGCACATGAGAGCTCAATGGGCCTTTGAAAGGCAAATGAAAACATATAAAGGATATGTTAAGAATACTTTTCGACTCGAGGCTTGTATTGCAGAGAGAATGTTGTATGAGTTAGCTATGGAATATTGTCTTGAAGATATAGACCATGTGAAGACAATAGGGCTTCCTACATCTCGACACAGTGACCGATTTGATGGTATGGGAACCATAGGTCATAGAGAACATGACATGCCTCTTGACAAGTGGCACATGGCCCacacatatgttctttttaatGAAGATAAAGTTGCACCGTATGTAAACCGGCACATGTCTTTCTTAAAGACACAAAATCGAAGGTCTAACCCAAAAGCATTAGCTATTGAGCATAGTAAATCATTTCGTTTTTGGTTCAAAGATCAAGTAATGAAAGAGCGCCAAAATTCTTTACAACCCGTTTCTGATCGACTTAAGAGTTTAAGCTATGGTCCAGATTTATCTGTCTCTTATTATTCTGCATATGTTATTAATGGTTGTACATTCTACACAAGGGACCAAGATGATAAAAGTACCATGCAAAACAGTGGGGTATCTCTTGAAGCCGAAGCAATGCATTTTTCAAGTGCTAAAGACAACCGTCCTATCTATAGTAAAATTCAATATTATGGAGTAATTGATGAGATCTGTGAGTTGCATTATTTGGGGTTTTCAATACCTGTATTTGGTTGTAAATGGGCTGACAATAACAACAACGTTATATCTGATGGCTTAGGGCATACTTCAATGAATCTTAACAAACTTGGTAGCAAAGAAGATCCTTATATTTTGTCTAGTTAA